The following proteins are encoded in a genomic region of Drosophila willistoni isolate 14030-0811.24 chromosome 3R, UCI_dwil_1.1, whole genome shotgun sequence:
- the LOC6650857 gene encoding fatty acyl-CoA reductase wat, whose product MDTEIQKFYKNKTLFITGGTGFLGKVIIAKLLLSTDVNRIYMLIRNKRGRELQERIETWGKDPVFNVLLETKPNALDRICPIAGDCLESENLGISEKDRQTLASNVQIVIHSAATVRFDEKLSYALAINVRGTEQMLRIAKTMPHLESFLHISTAFSNCVQLHTEEKFYPDNLTCSAKSVLNLSKQISDELLDNMTSTLMGGYPNTYAYTKGLAENLILDEAGQLPMSVLRPTFIMPAYKEPLPGYIDNFYGPIGYIYGVGMGVLRVALHDVNVRCSFTPVDYSANLALTAIWETAKNPIQSTPKIYNLTPSDNNYILAGKFNYLLRKHGYSYPTTKMIWYPFCHSIATPWLFQLICLFYHTIPGFIIDTGLRFSGRKPRLGNVYKRIHATMLSLSTFLSTFWRFGSVNTNTLWKSLSVEDQRLFNFDLPSLDWDDFTDTSLRGMRTYLAKEPPTAQSLDKALKLLDRYLILHRLLQLFFCSILGYTLWFLYKLF is encoded by the exons ATGGATAccgaaattcaaaaattttacaaaaacaaaactctgTTTATAACCGGAGGAACTGGATTTTTGGGAAAAG TTATCATTGCGAAACTGTTGCTATCCACGGACGTAAATCGTATATATATGCTAATCAGGAACAAACGTGGTCGTGAATTGCAAGAACGTATTGAAACTTGGGGCAAAGATCCA gtGTTTAATGTATTGTTGGAAACCAAACCTAATGCCTTAGACCGCATATGCCCCATTGCTGGAGATTGTCTAGAATCGGAAAACTTGGGAATTTCTGAAAAGGATCGTCAGACTTTGGCTAGTAATGTTCAAATTGTCATACATTCCGCTGCCACTGTTAGATTTGATGAAAAACTCAGTTATGCACTGGCTATCAATGTGAGAGGCACCGAACAAATGCTAAGGATTGCCAAAACAATGCCACACCTGGAGTCCTTTTTACACATATCCACGGCGTTCTCCAACTGTGTACAGTTACACACGGAGGAGAAATTCTATCCGGATAATTTAACATGCAGTGCCAAAAGTGTTCTCAATTTAAGTAAACAGATAAGTGATGAACTATTGGACAACATGACATCCACATTGATGGGTGGGTATCCGAATACATATGCCTATACCAAGGGATTGGCAGAAAATTTGATCTTAGACGAGGCTGGCCAATTACCAATGTCAGTCCTTCGACCAACCTTTA TTATGCCAGCTTATAAGGAACCGCTCCCTGGATATATTGATAACTTCTACGGTCCCATTGGATATATCTATGGCGTTGGCATGGGTGTTTTACGCGTAGCCCTGCACGATGTAAATGTCCGCTGTTCTTTCACCCCAGTTGATTATTCTGCCAACCTAGCTTTGACAGCGATCTGGGAAACAGCCAAAAATCCGATTCAATCCACtccaaaaatttataatttaacaCCCAGTGATAATAATTATATACTTGCTGGTAAATTTAATTATCTTCTCCGTAAGCATGGCTACTCGTATCCTACTACGAAGATGATTTGGTACCCGTTCTGTCATTCCATTGCGACTCCTTGGCTTTTCCAATTGATATGTTTGTTTTATCACACAATTCCTGGGTTTATCATTGACACGGGACTTCGCTTCAGTGGGCGGAAACCGCGATTGGGCAATGTGTATAAAAGGATTCATGCAACCATGTTGTCGCTCTCTACGTTCCTATCAACATTTTGGCGTTTCGGCAGTGTTAATACAAATACTCTGTGGAAATCGTTGTCGGTTGAGGATCAGCGCTTGTTTAACTTTGATTTACCGTCCCTTGACTGGGACGATTTCACGGACACATCTCTACGCGGTATGCGCACATATTTAGCAAAGGAACCACCAACGGCTCAGTCCCTAGATAAGGCTCTGAAATTATTGGACCG CTATCTCATCTTGCATCGACTATTGCAACTATTCTTTTGCAGTATTCTTGGTTACACTTTGTGGTTTCTGTATAAGTTGttttaa
- the LOC6650858 gene encoding protein suppressor of variegation 3-7 has product MSFSENTSDSDWKNAKGSADRRSSIKNSSKNKPKYNQRFCEKWLSVFDPWLQRSSDDPDKPFCKVCVCRLDCNRCHLVRHQSTTKHKRNLDAFLGNGEGAVRKELRVRQERSKYYQQRKRTLHKVKKEAKASVENKVIEEKLELPTPEEHYDLLVSEVNHQLDDSHLEADSEAVTPLLPQKDTGLKQTTAPVLQVTATKSSQDGIKMLKQIHQDKNELMESFRELMGSQSTYHPPTSTRDKNHVDLFFESVSSSVKALTPKLIAEAKMRVSQLICELELRSLTENNSTNEDIIEVPVFKTGVTITKQLQPHYGGPS; this is encoded by the exons ATGAGTTTCTCTGAAAACACATCCGATTCGGATTG GAAAAATGCCAAGGGGTCAGCTGATCGACGCTCTAGCATCAAGAACAGCAGCAAAAATAAACCGAAATACAATCAAAGATTTTGTGAAAAGTGGCTAAGTGTATTCGATCCGTGGCTCCAGCGTTCAAGCGATGATCCCGACAAGCCTTTCTGCaaagtatgtgtatgtagACTCGACTGTAACCGCTGTCACCTAGTTCGCCACCAGAGTACGACCAAGCACAAACGGAACTTGGATGCATTCCTTGGTAATGGGGAAGGAGCTGTTCGGAAGGAACTGCGTGTACGGCAGGAACGAAGTAAATACTATCAACAACGCAAACGGACCTTGCATAAGGTGAAAAAGGAAGCGAAGGCATCTGTAGAAAATAAAGTGATAGAGGAAAAATTGGAACTTCCAACTCCTGAAGAGCACTACGACTTGTTGGTGTCCGAAGTTAACCATCAGCTAGACGATTCACACTTGGAAGCAGATTCGGAAGCTGTTACACCTCTCCTGCCCCAAAAAGATACTGGACTAAAGCAAACAACTGCACCTGTCCTACAAGTAACTGCAACTAAATCGAGCCAGGATGGAATCAAAATGCTTAAGCAAATTCACCAGGACAAAAACGAGCTAATGGAATCCTTTCGCGAACTAATGGGCAGCCAATCAACATATCATCCGCCCACCTCTACTAGAGACAAGAACCATGTGGATCTCTTCTTCGAGAGCGTTAGTTCTAGTGTCAAAGCTCTTACGCCCAAATTGATAGCAGAAGCCAAGATGCGAGTCTCTCAGCTAATATGTGAGCTGGAGCTGCGCTCTTTGACCGAAAACAATAGTACAAATGAGGACATTATTGAGGTGCCCGTGTTCAAGACTGGTGTAACCATAACCAAGCAACTCCAACCCCATTATGGTGGACCAAGCTAA
- the LOC6650678 gene encoding carbonic anhydrase 2, producing MHFPVFDDFYQRFLFLLPFVTNFSPQDRRFTYDAPDQWQFDFPQCGGPEQSPIAITAHKVIPIGLPPLYFGLYDEPFDQLLSIKNNGHTIEFSVPTTVFGERPYITGGLLRGFYETMAVHFHWGSSQSKGSEHLINGRRYDLEVHIVHRNIKYSTVEEARNYNDGLAVLAVLFKVVRTSHSFYQPGLNEVFGSLLHLTEFNSTYTPAALLTLGSLLGTLDRGNFYAYKGSLTTPPCSPAVLWHVFAEVLPISHQELPKFWQLRDRRGRPLVNNFRPLQSLEARQIFQRSPFHEYLWI from the exons ATTTTTCGCCTCAAGATCGTCGTTTTACATACGATGCACCAGATCAGTGGCAATTTGATTTCCCACAATGTGGAGGACCCGAACAATCGCCAATTGCCATTACGGCCCACAAGGTGATACCAATTGGCTTGCCCCCGTTGTATTTCGGTTTATACGATGAGCCATTCGATCAGCTATTGAGCATTAAGAATAATGGACACACAA TTGAATTCAGTGTGCCCACAACGGTATTTGGCGAACGACCCTACATCACGGGAGGTCTATTGCGGGGTTTCTATGAGACGATGGCCGTTCATTTTCACTGGGGTTCATCACAGTCCAAGGGCTCCGAGCACTTGATCAATGGTCGTCGTTATGATCTGGAAGTGCATATCGTTCATCGAAATATAAAGTATTCAACTGTTGAGGAGGCTCGCAATTACAATGATGGTTTGGCCGTGTTGGCTGTGCTTTTTAAAGTGGTTCGA ACAAGTCACTCGTTTTATCAGCCTGGTTTGAATGAAGTCTTTGGCTCGTTGCTGCATCTGACAGAATTTAATAGCACGTACACGCCGGCGGCTCTATTAACTCTGGGCTCCCTGCTGGGCACCTTGGATAGAGGTAATTTCTATGCCTACAAGGGTTCATTAACCACGCCGCCGTGTTCACCGGCTGTACTGTGGCATGTGTTTGCCGAGGTATTGCCTATTTCCCATCAGGAACTGCCCAAGTTCTGGCAACTACGAGACCGACGTGGCCGTCCGTTGGTCAATAATTTTCGACCACTTCAATCACTGGAAGCGAGACAAATATTTCAGCGAAGCCCATTTCATGAGTATCTCTGGATTTAG